Within the Thermomicrobiales bacterium genome, the region CTCATGCTGGATCGCTCGCGCCATCGCGTGCTGACCATGCTGACGCTCGTCGGACTCAGCGCGGCACTCATCGCCAACTTCTTCTACATTGGCGTCAATCGGACGACCTTCAACGGGATGTTCCGCGCTGACGACGTCAGTGTGTTCATCAACCTGATCGCGCTCATCGGCTCGATCCTGTCGGTGATGATCTCGGCGAGCTATCTGGAGAAGAAGGTCGAACCGGGCAGCATGCCGCTGCCGGAGTACTACGTTCTGCTGCTCTTCTCAACGCTCGGCGCGATGGTCGTCGGCTCGGCCGGCGATCTGCTGATGGTCTTCATCGGCATCGAGATGGGTTCGCTGGCGATCTACGCCCTGACCGGCTTCGCCCGCAAGCGCCTGACATCGCTCGAAGGTTCGCTGAAATACTTCCTGCTCGGTCTGTTCGCCTCTGCCATCCTGCTCTACGGCATGGCCTGGGTGTATGGCGCGACCGGCACGACAAACCTCGATGGAATCGCAACCGCGCTCTCCGGCACCGTCACCGATGGCAACCTGGAGCCCTCGCTCCTGCTGGCGCTGTTGCTCCTGACGGTCGGCCTCGGCTTCAAGATCGCGGCTGTGCCGTTCCACATGTGGACTCCAGATGCGTATCAGGGCGCGCCGACGCCGGTTTCCGCCTACATGTCGGTCATCCCGAAGGTCGCCGGCTTCGCAGCGATGATTCGCATCTTCCCGCAGGCACTCGCGCCGATGCGCGACGAGTGGGTCACGCTCCTCGGCATTCTGGCGCTGATCACAATGGCGCTGGGCAACATCGTCGCCGTCTCGCAGCGTGACGTAAAGCGTATGCTCGCCTACTCATCGATCGGACATACGGGCTATGCCCTGGCCGGCCTCGCCGCGTTTGGCGCAGTGCAGGCAGTTGATGACCGCTCAGTGTCGTCCGTGCTGTACTACCTGTTCGCCTACGCGTTCATGAACGTCGGTGCGTTCGCGATCGTTGCCTGGCTGCAGGAGCGCGGTGGCGGCACCAACATCGACGACTTCAACGGCCTCGCCTCACGTTCACCGCTGGCAGCCTTAGCGATGACGGTCTTCATGTTCTCGCTCATGGGTATCCCACCGCTCGTCGGCTTCTACGCGAAGTACTACGTGATTGTCGCGACGATCGAAGCCGACATGATCTGGCTGGCGATCGCGATCGTCCTCGCGTCAGCTGTGTCAGCGTTCTTCTATCTCAGAGTTGTCGCGGCGATGTACTTCTCACCTGCGCCGGACACAGAGAT harbors:
- a CDS encoding NADH-quinone oxidoreductase subunit N, yielding MDTVTQLFPHINPDVTLIIPQLIVLGTALLLLLGDLMLDRSRHRVLTMLTLVGLSAALIANFFYIGVNRTTFNGMFRADDVSVFINLIALIGSILSVMISASYLEKKVEPGSMPLPEYYVLLLFSTLGAMVVGSAGDLLMVFIGIEMGSLAIYALTGFARKRLTSLEGSLKYFLLGLFASAILLYGMAWVYGATGTTNLDGIATALSGTVTDGNLEPSLLLALLLLTVGLGFKIAAVPFHMWTPDAYQGAPTPVSAYMSVIPKVAGFAAMIRIFPQALAPMRDEWVTLLGILALITMALGNIVAVSQRDVKRMLAYSSIGHTGYALAGLAAFGAVQAVDDRSVSSVLYYLFAYAFMNVGAFAIVAWLQERGGGTNIDDFNGLASRSPLAALAMTVFMFSLMGIPPLVGFYAKYYVIVATIEADMIWLAIAIVLASAVSAFFYLRVVAAMYFSPAPDTEMQPSRVPLMATGLAVMTIGTLVAGIFSSQVFNLAQNWINAFSTTIAMR